Proteins from a genomic interval of Equus quagga isolate Etosha38 chromosome 13, UCLA_HA_Equagga_1.0, whole genome shotgun sequence:
- the CCNE1 gene encoding G1/S-specific cyclin-E1 — MPRERRERDAQERDGMKEDSSADVSVRSRKRKANVAVFLQDPDEEIAKMDKTVRSQCGRQSWDSNAVCENPCSLIPTPDKEEDELVYPTCGPQSIAPSRASPLPMLNWANREEVWKIMLNKEKTYLRDKHFLQRHPLLQPKMRAVLLDWLMEVCEVYKLHRETFYLAQDFFDRYMATQQNVVKTLLQLIGISSLFIAAKLEEIYPPKLHQFAYVTDGACSGAEILTMELIIMKALKWRLSPLTIVSWLNVYLQVAYLNDLYEVLLPQYPQQIFIQIAELLDLCVLDVGCLEFSYGVLAASALYHFSSSELMQRVSGYQWCDIEKCVKWMVPFAMVIRETGSSKLKHFRGVPAEDAHNIQTHLNSLDLLDKAQAKKAILSEQNRISPPPTGVLTPPQSSKKQSSGQGTV, encoded by the exons atgccgagggagaggagggagag GGATGCCCAGGAGCGGGACGGCATGAAGGAGGACAGCAGCGCGGATGTCTCTGTTCGctccaggaaaagaaaggcaaatgtGGCCGTG TTTTTGCAGGATCCGGATGAAGAAATTGCCAAAATGGACAAGACCGTGAGGAGCCAGTGCGGCCGTCAG TCATGGGACAGTAACGCAGTCTGTGAAAACCCCTGCTCCTTGATTCCCACACCGGACAAAGAAGAGGACGAGCTGGTGTACCCCACCTGTGGGCCTCAGAGCATCGCACCGTCTCGAGCCTCGCCACTGCCCATGCTGAA CTGGGCAAACAGAGAGGAGGTTTGGAAAATCATGTTAAACAAGGAAAAGACGTACTTAAGGGATAAGCACTTCCTGCAGCGGCACCCTCTTCTGCAGCCTAAAATGCGAGCAGTTCTTCTGGACTGGTTAATGGAG GTGTGTGAAGTCTATAAGCTTCACAGAGAGACGTTTTACTTGGCACAGGATTTCTTTGATCGATATATGGCAACACAACAAAATGTTGTAAAAACACTTCTACAGCTTATTGggatttcatctttatttattgCTGCCAAACTTGAg gaAATCTATCCTCCAAAGTTGCACCAGTTTGCTTATGTTACGGACGGGGCCTGCTCAGGAGCCGAGATTCTCACCATGGAGCTGATCATCATGAAG GCGCTCAAGTGGCGGCTGAGCCCCCTGACCATTGTGTCCTGGCTGAACGTGTACCTGCAGGTTGCATATCTAAACGACTTGTACGAAGTGCTTCTCCCACAGTACCCCCAGCAGATCTTCATACAGATCGCAGAG CTTTTAGATCTCTGTGTTCTGGATGTCGGCTGCCTTGAATTTTCCTATGGTGTGCTCGCTGCTTCTGCCTTGTATCATTTCTCTTCATCTGAATTGATGCAAAGGGTTTCTG GGTACCAGTGGTGCGACATAGAGAAATGTGTCAAGTGGATGGTCCCATTTGCCATGGTGATAAGGGAGACGGGAAGTTCCAAACTGAAGCACTTCCGGGGCGTGCCTGCCGAAGACGCACACAACATCCAGACCCACCTCAACAGCTTGGATTTGCTG GACAAAGCCCAAGCAAAGAAAGCCATATTGTCTGAACAAAATAGGATTTCTCCTCCCCCCACGGGGGTCCTCACCCCCCCACAGAGCAGTAAGAAGCAGAGCAGTGGGCAGGGGACGGTGTGA